TCGGCCACGCCTCCGCCACGACTAATACGGTTGAGAAGAGATACGATGCCTTAAACAAGGAATTCGGCACAGAAGTAGATATACTTATCGAGGAGGATATCCAGCAGCTGGCCAAGATTGATGAAGAAGTCGCAGAAAGTATCAGAAAGTTCAGAAACGATGAAATAGTGATGATACCGGGAGGCGGCGGTGAATACGGCGAGAGAATCATTCCTGAAAAAAAAGATAAGAAAGAAAAAATAGAAGAAGAGAGAAGAGATGAGATAAAATGCCGTTACAGAAGCTAGGCCTCAATGCTTTTTCTCCTCATTAATTGTGCATTTATCGCTACGATAACAGTACTCAGCGACATTATCCCTGCACCGACCGCTGGTGAAAGCATAATCCCAATCGGTGCTGCTAAACCTGCTGCTAAAGGGATCGCCAGGGCGTTGTAACCTGTAGCCCAGAAGAGGTTCTGGACCATCTTGCTGTAGTTCAGATCAGATAAATTCAGCAGTCTAACAACTGCTAGAGGATCGTTTTTTACCAGGATAACTTCTGCGGATTCTATCGCCACATCAGTTCCTGAACCAATAGCAATACCAGCATTGGCACGAGTCAGTGCTGGAGCATCGTTCACTCCGTCACCAACCATGGCAACCTTTTTCCCTTTATCCTGAAGCTCCTGAATCTTTGAATCCTTGTCACCAGGTAAAACCTCGGCAAAGTAGGTATCAATACCCAGTTCCTCAGCGACAGAGGCTGCAACGTCTTCAGAGTCTCCTGTAAGCATCGCGACCTCAAGCCCCCGATCCTGCAATTTTCCAACCGTTTCATGGCTCTCACCACGTATCTTGTCAGCCAATGACACTGCAGCCCTTACCTCGTTGTTTTCCACAAGGTAAAGTACTGTACGGCCTCTCTCACCCGCTTCTTGAGAGAAATCCTTGAAGTCATGTTCGACTCCGAGATGCTTTAACATGTTAGGTCCTCCGACATAGACCTTCTCACCTTCAATTTCCGCCTTCACGCCTTTACCGGATATACTGTCAAAGTTTGAGCATTCAGGAATTTCGAGGCCTTCCTCGTCTGCTTTCTCTCTGATTGCCTGTGCAATTATGTGTTCGGAGTCAGATTCTGCTGCAGCCATCTTCCTCAATGCGTTCTCTTCGTTTTCTGCCTCTATATTTAGTACTTTTTGCTCTCCTTCTGTGAGAGTCCCTGTCTTATCGAAGACTATCGAATCCAGCTTCCTTGCCTGCTCCATTGCGATCCTGTCACGCACCAGAATACCGTTCTTTGCTGCCATCGAAGTATTTATCGATACGACAAGAGGTACGGCTAAGCCTAGTGCGTGTGGACAAGCGATTACAAGAACTGCAACTACTCGTTCGATCATATTCAATCCGAAGCCGACTGCTAGGGTCCATGCTATACCTGTGAGAAGGCCTGATCCGAGTGATATGTAAAAGAGATATCCTGCTGCCCTGTCCGCAAGCTTCTGGGACTTTGATTCTGATTCCTGAGCCTCTTCCACAAGACCCATGATACCTGAGAGTGCGGTCTCATCTCCTGTCGCTGTAATCTTGATCCTCAGAGACCCTTCATTGTTAACAGTTCCTCCTATGATCTCGTCTCCCTCAGATTTATTGAGAGGCTTTGATTCGCCTGTTATCATGGATTCATCAACTGAGGACTCGCCCTCGTATACTTCTCCGTCCGCCGGTATCGAGTCACCGGGTCTTACAAGAACTTTGTCACCTTCCAGAAGTTCTGAGACCTTGACTTCCTCGGTGTCCCCGTTATCTGTGATCTTTTCCGCGGTATCTGGCATAAGCTTCTCAAGCTCTTTGAGTGCTCCAGAGGCTTTTCTTACGGACCTCATCTCTATCCAGTGGCCTAGAAGCATGACATCAATAAGAGTAACCAGTTCCCAGAAGAAACTAGAGGTTCCGGAGAGGAACAGAGACGCCATCGAATAAGTAAAGGCAACGAAGATGGCGAGTGAAATAAGTGCCATCATACCAGGCTCCCGGTTCTCTAACTCATTTTTACCCATTTTGATGAACGGAAAGCCTCCATAAGCGAAGACTATAATCGAAAAAACCGGTACGACGAGCGAGCTTCCCGTGACTGTCGGCATTGAGAAGTTGAGTAAGCCTTGGACAAATGAGGAGTAAAGTAGGACTGGTATTGATAGGGCTGTGGAGATGAAGAATTTCTTTCTGAACATTACTTCGTGGTGTTTGTGTCCATGTCCTGAGTCTTGGTCTTCATCGTGATCCAAAAAAGATTTTCACCTGTCATATAATGATACATCACCCAGTTTTAAACATCTTGGACTCAAAGAGATAGTTTATGAATGATCTGAAAATTCATCACGTCTTCCGGCTCTACACCCTAATACTTTTGCAGGAAGGTGAAAAGACCGGCTACGAGATAATGGATAGAATCGAGGAAAACATCGGCGAGAAACCGAGTACATCCTTCATCTACCCGTTTCTCTCGGATCTGGAAAAAAGAAGCCTTGTATCCGTGGAACAAGGCGGACGTAACAAGAAAATCTACTCACTGACTGATGATGGAAACGAATTTGCTTCCGAGAAATTGAACAGTTTCGGAGAGATACTTGAGGCCTCGATACAGAACCAGGTAGAGGATTGTGAGAAATGTGGCTGCGAGATCTACTCTGGAGGTTACGATACAGATGGGGAGACTTACTGCTGTAAGCACTGTGCCTCAGCATAGACAAAGCAGTGAATACCTAATATTAATGCGACTTGGTTCACTGGAGCCTGAGAGCTATCCATAAATTAAAACCCGAGAAGAAATGGTTTCTTCTCAATGATAAGAATCGTTCACTTTATAGAGATTTCTTTCGAAATATTCTTTCATGGATTTAGAGGAAATAGCCCGGAAATACGCTTTAAGAAATGCGGTAGATCACGGCGGTGAATGTAACCCTGGATCAGTGATAGGAAAGATATTCTCAGAGGAAGAATTCGAAAACAAAGGCGAGGTACAGCAGAAGACCCAGAAAATCGCCCAGGAAGTCAACGAGCTATCTATTGAACAACAGGAAGAAAAACTTGAAGAATACGAGTTTGATGAGAAGAAACAGGAGCACGACCCTATCCCCGATCTGGATGTTGGAGAGGATGAAGAGGTTGTTGTAAGATTTGCTCCCAACCCGAACGGGCCGCCCCACATCGGACACGCCAGAGGAATGGTTATCAACGGTGAGCTCCGGGACAAGTACGATGGCAAGCTGATCCTCAGGTTTGATGATACAGATCCAAGAAAGAAGAGACCGCTGAAGACCGCTGAGCACGATGCTTATGAGATGTATCTAGAGGATTACGAGTGGCTGGGCTACAAACCGGATGAAATACGTTACAGCTCTAAAAACTTTGACAATTATATCATGTACGCAGAGAAACTGATTGAAGAATATAGAGCCTATGTATGCTTCTGCTCACAGGAGGAGGGAAGCAAATACCGTTCAGAAGGAGAGCCATGTCCTCACAGAGATACCTCGATAGAGGAAAATATGGGCAACTGGAAGAAAATGAAGAACGGAGGGATTTCCGAGGGTGAAGCAACCCTGAAGATAAAAACAGATATTGATCACAAGAACCCGGCGATCAGAGACTTCGTCGCTTTCAGGATAATTGAGAACCCGGATCATCCGGTTACCGGTGACGAGTACCGGGTCTGGCCCATGCTTGACTTCCAGGGAGCGATTGAAGATCATGAAATGGGTACTACTCATATTGTCCGTGGAAAAGATCTCAGAGCCTCAACCAAGAGGCAGAAATACATCTATGATTACTTCGACTGGGAGTATCCTTATGTCCGTTACTGGGGAGATGTCCAGATCTCAGGCTTCAACGCCCCTGTATCCGGATCCTATCTAAAAGAGATGATAAAGAAAGGAGAACTTGATGGCTGGGATGATCCCAGAGCTCCAACTCTCAGAGCATTGAGAAAAAGAGGTTTCCAGCCGGATGCTATCCAGAACTTCTTTATTGACATGGGAGTAAGCGAAAACAATGTCGAGGCATCAATCAAAACACTTGAGTCAGAGAATACTGATATAATTGATGAGCAAGCGGACAGGCACTTTTTCGTGAAAAACCCTGTAAGATTAAAAATACGTGAACTACCGGAAAACATTGAAACTGATCTGCCTCTCCACCCTGATTATCCTGAC
This portion of the Nanohaloarchaea archaeon SW_7_43_1 genome encodes:
- a CDS encoding copper-translocating P-type ATPase codes for the protein MFRKKFFISTALSIPVLLYSSFVQGLLNFSMPTVTGSSLVVPVFSIIVFAYGGFPFIKMGKNELENREPGMMALISLAIFVAFTYSMASLFLSGTSSFFWELVTLIDVMLLGHWIEMRSVRKASGALKELEKLMPDTAEKITDNGDTEEVKVSELLEGDKVLVRPGDSIPADGEVYEGESSVDESMITGESKPLNKSEGDEIIGGTVNNEGSLRIKITATGDETALSGIMGLVEEAQESESKSQKLADRAAGYLFYISLGSGLLTGIAWTLAVGFGLNMIERVVAVLVIACPHALGLAVPLVVSINTSMAAKNGILVRDRIAMEQARKLDSIVFDKTGTLTEGEQKVLNIEAENEENALRKMAAAESDSEHIIAQAIREKADEEGLEIPECSNFDSISGKGVKAEIEGEKVYVGGPNMLKHLGVEHDFKDFSQEAGERGRTVLYLVENNEVRAAVSLADKIRGESHETVGKLQDRGLEVAMLTGDSEDVAASVAEELGIDTYFAEVLPGDKDSKIQELQDKGKKVAMVGDGVNDAPALTRANAGIAIGSGTDVAIESAEVILVKNDPLAVVRLLNLSDLNYSKMVQNLFWATGYNALAIPLAAGLAAPIGIMLSPAVGAGIMSLSTVIVAINAQLMRRKSIEA
- a CDS encoding glutamate--tRNA ligase; protein product: MDLEEIARKYALRNAVDHGGECNPGSVIGKIFSEEEFENKGEVQQKTQKIAQEVNELSIEQQEEKLEEYEFDEKKQEHDPIPDLDVGEDEEVVVRFAPNPNGPPHIGHARGMVINGELRDKYDGKLILRFDDTDPRKKRPLKTAEHDAYEMYLEDYEWLGYKPDEIRYSSKNFDNYIMYAEKLIEEYRAYVCFCSQEEGSKYRSEGEPCPHRDTSIEENMGNWKKMKNGGISEGEATLKIKTDIDHKNPAIRDFVAFRIIENPDHPVTGDEYRVWPMLDFQGAIEDHEMGTTHIVRGKDLRASTKRQKYIYDYFDWEYPYVRYWGDVQISGFNAPVSGSYLKEMIKKGELDGWDDPRAPTLRALRKRGFQPDAIQNFFIDMGVSENNVEASIKTLESENTDIIDEQADRHFFVKNPVRLKIRELPENIETDLPLHPDYPDRGTRDVDVETENGEVELLIEENDFQDGFVRLKGLCNISVDEDDRSAEFIEGDHKKAMEEDADIIHWLPEDSPEGTVYMPDGSEIRGRVEDAVINPGEVIQFERFGFARSDDGEKKKFYFAHN